From the Polynucleobacter acidiphobus genome, the window ATTCAATCACGGTGAAGATTAAAATCATCCAAACCCCATGAAGCAAGAAGTAGGTGGCAATAAACGATGAAAACAGAAACATCGATAGATAAAAATAGCCAACCTGGCGTGGCGTGAACGAACAATTTCGTTTCGTGTGCCACGTACGCATAGAAATTATTTTGCTAAGAGAGCATTGGCGTATCGATCCATGGATCGCGCCAAATCCAAATCAAGTTTTGTGAGACCGCCTGCGTCATGGGTCGAGAGCGTAACCTCAACCCGATTCCAAACATTAAACCACTCGGGATGATGATTCATTTGCTCAGCCATCAACGCGCATTGAGTCATGAATGCAAAGGCTTCCTTGAAATCCTTAAACTGATACGAACGGGTGATGGCATCTCGATTGGCCACCATCGACCATTGCGCCAAATCAGTAGCTAGAGCCAAGCGCTCGTCTGAACTAAGAAGGCTTGCCATTGAAATGCTTAGGAGTTTTGTAGGGCGAGTTGATACAAAAAGGTTGAGCGTGCACCCGAGCGGCAAAAGGCTAAGATCGGCTGCGGCATTGCTTTGAGGAGCTTGGCCATCTCTACCACTTGCTCGGGAGTAATTGCACCACTCACAACCGGCAAGTAGGCATATTCCAGACCGTGCTCTTTAGCCATCGCAGCGATCGAGGCATTGCTGGGCTGCTCAGGGCCCTCCTCACCATCAGGACGATTATTAATAATGCTCTTGTAGCCCTGCTTTGCAATTTGAGCAACATCCGTAGGCTCAATTTGACCAGCGGTTCCAAAATTGGGGTTATGGCATGAAATATGAACGCTCATACGATCCTTACAAATATCACATCAAGAATTTAAACAGACTTTTTCTGGGTTCGCTCGAACAGCCACATCCCCGCAACCATGGCGATGACAAAAACTAAGGCCTTCATTTCACCGGAACCGAGAGAAACCAGCGCGGGTCCTGGACAAAAACCAGCCAGTCCCCAACCCACTCCAAACATGGCGCTACCAATGATTAAGGGCCGATCAATGTCGCGCCGAGTTGGAATATGCATTGCGCCACCCAAAAAACTTTGGGTGCGTTTCTTGGCTAAATAGAAGGCAACTAAACCAACCAGTACCGCCCCGCCCATCACAAAAATGAGGGATGGATCCCAATTACCAGCCAGATCAAGGAAGGCCAAAATTTTGGCAGGATTGGTCATCCCTGAAATCATTAGACCAAGACCAAACAAAACGCCGATGAGATACTCACTGCCGTTTGAAAAGAAGGATTGATTTTGATTCATCGCCTTAGATCCAATGCCGTACGAGATACACCACTAAGAATCCGCAACCCATAAAAGTGAGGGTCGCAAGCAAGGAGCGTGGCGATAAGCGCGATAAGCCACAAATACCATGACCACTAGTGCAACCCGATCCATAGCGAGCACCAAAGCCTACCAATAAACCAGCCACGATGAGCGTGATGTAATCCGCATCAATGACCGCGGTCGTGTTCATCTGCAATACATACTTCCCCCACAAAGGGGCAGTTAATAAGCCCAACACAAAACTGGCACGCCATAACCAATCGCTTTTCTTGGGACCAAGCAGGCCACCCAAAATGCCACTGATTCCGAGAATGCGGCCGTTGATGAGAACGTATAGCGCAGCCGCAATTCCTAACAAAATGCCGCCTGCTAATGCGGGCCCTGGGGTAAAGGATGTCCAATCGATTGTCATGACATCATTTTAATACTTAACAGGGTTTTGGACTCATGCGCCACTGTAAGTATTGAAGCCCCAAATAGCCTCCCAAGAAAAATCCAGGGAGCGCAATAAATGCATTAAGTGCCAGAGTTGAAATCCCACTCAAGCCCTGCCCGACCGTGCACCCCATCGCGGTGACTCCACCAAATCCCATCAGTGCAGCACCCACGAGATGATTGGCTGTATCTTCCACACCCCGAAATGCCTCCCAACGAAAACGCTTGGTGATGATGGCGCTAATCGCCGAGCCAGCAATCATGCCCAAGACCGCCACAATCCCAATCGTGAGTACTTTGGATTTATCGCTCGTGAACATTAACCAATCCAAAGAATAGGCATACGGCGCCACAAATGAGAGGCTTTCCATCCGACCCGAGTTCGTCACCAAGAAGGCTTCTTGCAAAGTATTGGGGTCCTCTTCAAGATGCGCAAAGTGCCCAGATACCCACCAAATGGCGGTAATCGCCAGACCAACCCCGACGCCTGCTAGAAGATTCTCAACACTCCAAAACGATTTCTTTAGGAGCGCGTAGGCAATGAAGGCGCCACCAATCACAATCGACAGAATCCAGCGCAATTGCTCTTTACCCATGCCAACACTCGCTGAGAGAACGCTGGGCAAATCCTGTGTGGTTTGAAGATTCAATGCCACCTGATCGATGGAATTGGTTCTTAGGACTCCTAAAAATCCACGCATGGTCATATAGGCAACGAGTCCCAACACAATAAACACCACGATGGATTTCAAATTACCGCTACCGATCCGAACCAGAGTTTTGCTACCGCACCCCGATGCCAGAACCATCCCGATCCCAAATAGAACGCTACCAATGAAGGTAGACAAATAGAGCACGCGATTACCGGTATAGAGGGATTTGGTGACATCAATCCATCCAAGGTGGGACATCGTAGCAACCCCCAGTATTGCGATGCCAATGGCTAAGCACCATTGGCGCATACGAGACCAATCCTCCATGAGGAGGCCATCGGATACGGCGCCAAGCGTACAAAAGTTCGTGCGCTGCATGATGGCACCCAACACTGCAGTGATGGCAAAGGTAATCAGCAAAGCCTGACTACCCAGAGAGCGAATCTGCTCTGGTGATAAATCAGTCATGGTGATTCCTAAGGTTTAAATTTGTAGTATTGCTGGTTGAGGTAAGCGACTACGTCCGCTTCATCCTCTGGGAATAGATCAAGGCGCAACTCGGTATTGCAACGTGCGACCATCACCTTCAAGCGATCCAAGCCCTTCACCCGACGATCTTTGCGGGTGTAAATCAAGGTGCCATCACCCAAGCCAGACTTCTCAGCGTGGCATTGATAGCACTTGGTATCTTCAATCTTCTTGCCATTGGCAAGGTTGGGCGCCGCCATGGCAGGCTGCGCGACTAATCCGCCCAAGACACTAATGAGAATTGCTAAGGTCGATAAAGTCTTCATAGTCTCAATATATATTAATTTCAGAAGTTGTGATTCTATCGGACTAAATCAAAAAACTACAGTAAAATCATGATTTTAAATGCAAAAATCAAGATTATTCGGTAATACTGATATAAGCAAAAGTTATAAAGCTATTCGCAATTATGGTCGTATATAGGCGTATTTATCCTTAAATTGCAGGTCAGCAATGCGAACCACGCCTGAAGGGGTGAACTCGGCATCCAGGATAAATTGATCACGCTTGAGGTTGCGGTTACGCAAAGTGATCTCGCAGACCTCAAAACGTACGCCGCGCGACTTTAAGGCCGCAACGAGTGGCGCATATTCGGTCCCACTTTTATCCTTGCCACCTTCCATCAGGATATCAACCCCATTGGCATGGGTCACCACAATAATTTTGGTTTGTGGTGAGACATCGAGGTGATTACGAATATTCCGCAAGCCTTTTAAACCCTGGGTGGCAGCATCATCGATGTGATAAACCACCCGGGTTGGTTCGGCACTAGCTAAATTAGAGCCAATGGATAGGCCGATGGCTAGAAAGCCCATCAATACTGCGCGAATGAATGCTTTCATACCACCCTCCAGTTCAAAAGGAACGACTAGATTGGGGCCATCCCCGGATTACCTTTAACGCCTTTGATGACGGGCTCATTGAGCTTGACCGCCTTAATGGTTTTGACTTCCCGCAAATGCCGCGCCATTAAATCCCAAATGGCTTCGCCACCGGCATTCTTAGCCTCTTCTGAAACTGGCGCCCAGCCAGCTACTTTGTAGGTCTTACCTGCTTCAATCAGATTGCCATTCAGACGCATCTCGGAGATGCGCTTGCCAGCGCCACCCGCTGGATCAATCGTGTATTGCAAGCCACCAACCCGAACCATATCGCCACCCTGTTGGTAGTAAGGATCAGGGTTGAATAAGTTATCAGCCACGTCTTCTAATACTGTTTTGATCATCTCGCCACTCATATTGGTGACCGTGGTGTAGGGATAGGTAATCGCGGTTTGATCGAGCAGATGCTCCATGGTGATGGACTCACCAGGCAATAAAGAGGTACCCCAGCGAAAGCCCGGTGAGAATGAGATCTCTGCATTCTTTTGCTTTAAGAGACCATCTAAGATCACTTGATCAAAACTACCATTGAAGTTACCACGGCGATACAAGAGGCCATCGGTCACTGCGAGCTTCTCAGCAAGCTTAGACTCATATGGCGCCCGAATCTTCTTTATTAAGGCACTCATTCCTGCGTCTGCGGGTAATAAGTTGGAGAACACAGGCAAAAGTTTGTAGCGGAAGTCGGTCACTTTGCCGCCCTTCACATCAAAATCCAAAACGCCCAAGAACTTACCGTTTGATCCAGCATTGGTAACTAAGGTGACGCCACCAGGATTTTTCACTTTAACGGGTGCTGGCACGCCATCGTGCGTATGGCCGCCCATGATGGCATCAATACCCCGTACGCGGGAGGCCATCTTTAAATCCACATCCATACCATTGTGCGAGAGAACCACAACGACTTTTGCACCCTTCGCACGCGCTTCATCAACCACCTTTTGCATATTCTCTTCTTGAATACCAAAGGTCCAGTTGGGCGTGAAATACCGCGGGTTCGCAATCGGTGTGTAGGGGAATGCTTGGCCAACTACGGCAACCTGAACACCATTCATGGTCTTCATCGCATACGGTGCAAAGACCGCATCGCCAAAGTCGGCGGTCTTAATGTTTTGTGCCACAAACGAGACCTTGCCCCGGAAATCCTTCTCCACAATCTCCATGACGCGCTTCTCACCCAAGGTCATTTCCCAATGGGGGGTCATTACGTCCACACCCATCGCTAGACAGGCATCCACCATATCCTGACCGTTGGTCCAAAGCGCAGTTCCTGAGCCCTGCCAGGTATCACCACCATCGAGCAATAAGGCACCAGGACGGTTAGCCTTGATTTGTTTGACCAAGGTGGAGAGATGAGCAAAGCCGCCCACCTTGCCATAGGTCTTCGCAGCAGCAGCAAAGTCTAAATAGGTAAAGGCATGGGCATCGCGCGTTCCAGGTTTCACCCCATAGAACTTCAATAGATACTCACCCACTAAATGAGGTGGCTTGCCCTCCTGAGCGCCAATGCCTAAATTGACATTGGGTTCACGAAAGTAGATTGGGAGCAATTGCGCATGGCAATCGGTAAAGTGTAAGAAATGCACATTGCCAAACTTTGGCAGGTCATAAAACTTCTGTGCAGCACTTTGAGCATGAGAAAAATTGGACTGCAAGCTCATCCCACCAGCCGACGCCACCGCAAGGGCTTGTAGAAACTCCCGTCTACTAAAAGACATAAAACTCCTTAGAAATTGGTTTACTGATTAACGGGGGAGTTCGGATCTAATAACAGAGCCATCACGTCTTGCATTTGCTTCTCGGTCAATAAGTTGAAGTGACCAAAGCGCGGCATATTGCTGCACACGTTATAAGCCTTGGAGTTATAAATCCGATTCCAGGTATAGGTCACAACTTCCTTGCTGTAACCGCGTAACTTGCCGTAGTTCCAGAGGCTTGGGCCAATGTTTCCATAGGAAAGTTCTGCTTTATTAATTTGATGGCAGTTATAGCAACCACCACCATTCGCAGCATCGGCTTTATCGGTCCAGGTTGCGCCGCGACCACTCTGTGCAACTCGCTCACCGGCCTTCCAATCGCCGATGTATTTGCCATCAGCTGGTTGCTTAATGGTCGCCATATTGGCTTTCTGAATCGACTCAGCCTGCTTGGGGTTGCCCTTGCCTGCCAATACCGCAGGATCCGAGCAATACTTTTGTGCAGCATCTTGCTTCAGACGATCAACCGATGCAATTCCAACACTACGAAAGCTGTCTTGCATCATCTTGTCAAACTTTGCATCAGCTAAGGCAGAACCCATGGGCAAGGCCAATAAAGTTGCTGCTGTAATTAGATATTTATTATTCATATTGTTTTCTCCAGCGATTAGCGTTTCAAACCAGGGGCAGCCATCTTGCCGCCATTTGCCGTGACTGCCATATACATCGAGACCGCAATCGTGTCATCGGATATATAGATTGGCTCTGGGAAACGTTGCTGACGATAACAATCGTTCAAACGGTATTGCATGGTCCAGAAGGTACCGCTTGATACGCGATACGCTGGCCAAGCACCCCAACCAAGCGCTGCGCCCTTTTGTTGGGTTAAATCAGGTAAATCTTGCAAGCGAATCCGCTTACCAGGATCAGCATGGCAGGATGCGCAGGAGAAATCCATCGGACCGGCTTGATAGAAGAATGACTTCTTACCAAGCTCGTACATTTCTTTTTCTTTGGGATGTTTCACGGAAACATTGATGGTTGCGCCTTTGGAGTTAGCAACTACATAAGCAACAATCGCCTCAACGTCTTTGCGCTTACCTTTTCCAAAGCTACCAGCAATGATTTCTTTGCCGTCAAAGCCTTGCAGGCGCTCCATACAGGTCACAATACGTGACTCAAGATCTTGGACTTTATTGGTGTCTTTAAAGTACTTAGGCAGCACCGCATAAACGCCCTTGACAACGCCAGGCCCTAGACCTAAATCGCATTTTTCAAGAGTGGCATTCTTAGGGCCCATGGCTTTCTTCCACAGTTCCTCGCCAGCCATTTCATACAAATCAGAGGGATTACCATCGGCAATCATTGCACGGTACTTCTCAATCTCAGCCGTTGGCGCACCTGCTGGCGCAGCAGAAGCTGCTGCCTGTGGAGCCGGTGCGGGTGCCGCTGCTTTTTTGGGCGGCTCAAGCGTAGTACATGCTTGCAGAACAAATAGCGATGACACAATCAGTGCCCCGCGAGTCCAATGTTGTCTCATGATATCCCTCTTATTGTTATTGATCAGTGAAGTACAAACTACGGCTTACGAAACGGTTGCCTCATCGGTTCGCTTACCACCTTTGTTATCAACCCAGGTCACGGTTACTTTTTCACCTTTGGCACCCTTGTACTTGAAGTTCAAGAATGGGTCCTTAGATACTGCTGGGCC encodes:
- a CDS encoding 4a-hydroxytetrahydrobiopterin dehydratase, with amino-acid sequence MASLLSSDERLALATDLAQWSMVANRDAITRSYQFKDFKEAFAFMTQCALMAEQMNHHPEWFNVWNRVEVTLSTHDAGGLTKLDLDLARSMDRYANALLAK
- a CDS encoding TIGR01244 family sulfur transferase; the protein is MSVHISCHNPNFGTAGQIEPTDVAQIAKQGYKSIINNRPDGEEGPEQPSNASIAAMAKEHGLEYAYLPVVSGAITPEQVVEMAKLLKAMPQPILAFCRSGARSTFLYQLALQNS
- a CDS encoding YeeE/YedE family protein, producing MNQNQSFFSNGSEYLIGVLFGLGLMISGMTNPAKILAFLDLAGNWDPSLIFVMGGAVLVGLVAFYLAKKRTQSFLGGAMHIPTRRDIDRPLIIGSAMFGVGWGLAGFCPGPALVSLGSGEMKALVFVIAMVAGMWLFERTQKKSV
- a CDS encoding YeeE/YedE family protein is translated as MTIDWTSFTPGPALAGGILLGIAAALYVLINGRILGISGILGGLLGPKKSDWLWRASFVLGLLTAPLWGKYVLQMNTTAVIDADYITLIVAGLLVGFGARYGSGCTSGHGICGLSRLSPRSLLATLTFMGCGFLVVYLVRHWI
- a CDS encoding YeeE/YedE family protein produces the protein MTDLSPEQIRSLGSQALLITFAITAVLGAIMQRTNFCTLGAVSDGLLMEDWSRMRQWCLAIGIAILGVATMSHLGWIDVTKSLYTGNRVLYLSTFIGSVLFGIGMVLASGCGSKTLVRIGSGNLKSIVVFIVLGLVAYMTMRGFLGVLRTNSIDQVALNLQTTQDLPSVLSASVGMGKEQLRWILSIVIGGAFIAYALLKKSFWSVENLLAGVGVGLAITAIWWVSGHFAHLEEDPNTLQEAFLVTNSGRMESLSFVAPYAYSLDWLMFTSDKSKVLTIGIVAVLGMIAGSAISAIITKRFRWEAFRGVEDTANHLVGAALMGFGGVTAMGCTVGQGLSGISTLALNAFIALPGFFLGGYLGLQYLQWRMSPKPC
- a CDS encoding cytochrome c family protein, translated to MKTLSTLAILISVLGGLVAQPAMAAPNLANGKKIEDTKCYQCHAEKSGLGDGTLIYTRKDRRVKGLDRLKVMVARCNTELRLDLFPEDEADVVAYLNQQYYKFKP
- a CDS encoding DsrE family protein → MGFLAIGLSIGSNLASAEPTRVVYHIDDAATQGLKGLRNIRNHLDVSPQTKIIVVTHANGVDILMEGGKDKSGTEYAPLVAALKSRGVRFEVCEITLRNRNLKRDQFILDAEFTPSGVVRIADLQFKDKYAYIRP
- the soxB gene encoding thiosulfohydrolase SoxB, whose protein sequence is MSFSRREFLQALAVASAGGMSLQSNFSHAQSAAQKFYDLPKFGNVHFLHFTDCHAQLLPIYFREPNVNLGIGAQEGKPPHLVGEYLLKFYGVKPGTRDAHAFTYLDFAAAAKTYGKVGGFAHLSTLVKQIKANRPGALLLDGGDTWQGSGTALWTNGQDMVDACLAMGVDVMTPHWEMTLGEKRVMEIVEKDFRGKVSFVAQNIKTADFGDAVFAPYAMKTMNGVQVAVVGQAFPYTPIANPRYFTPNWTFGIQEENMQKVVDEARAKGAKVVVVLSHNGMDVDLKMASRVRGIDAIMGGHTHDGVPAPVKVKNPGGVTLVTNAGSNGKFLGVLDFDVKGGKVTDFRYKLLPVFSNLLPADAGMSALIKKIRAPYESKLAEKLAVTDGLLYRRGNFNGSFDQVILDGLLKQKNAEISFSPGFRWGTSLLPGESITMEHLLDQTAITYPYTTVTNMSGEMIKTVLEDVADNLFNPDPYYQQGGDMVRVGGLQYTIDPAGGAGKRISEMRLNGNLIEAGKTYKVAGWAPVSEEAKNAGGEAIWDLMARHLREVKTIKAVKLNEPVIKGVKGNPGMAPI
- the soxX gene encoding sulfur oxidation c-type cytochrome SoxX; its protein translation is MNNKYLITAATLLALPMGSALADAKFDKMMQDSFRSVGIASVDRLKQDAAQKYCSDPAVLAGKGNPKQAESIQKANMATIKQPADGKYIGDWKAGERVAQSGRGATWTDKADAANGGGCYNCHQINKAELSYGNIGPSLWNYGKLRGYSKEVVTYTWNRIYNSKAYNVCSNMPRFGHFNLLTEKQMQDVMALLLDPNSPVNQ
- the soxA gene encoding sulfur oxidation c-type cytochrome SoxA, giving the protein MRQHWTRGALIVSSLFVLQACTTLEPPKKAAAPAPAPQAAASAAPAGAPTAEIEKYRAMIADGNPSDLYEMAGEELWKKAMGPKNATLEKCDLGLGPGVVKGVYAVLPKYFKDTNKVQDLESRIVTCMERLQGFDGKEIIAGSFGKGKRKDVEAIVAYVVANSKGATINVSVKHPKEKEMYELGKKSFFYQAGPMDFSCASCHADPGKRIRLQDLPDLTQQKGAALGWGAWPAYRVSSGTFWTMQYRLNDCYRQQRFPEPIYISDDTIAVSMYMAVTANGGKMAAPGLKR